A genome region from Pseudomonas anguilliseptica includes the following:
- a CDS encoding MotA/TolQ/ExbB proton channel family protein, translated as MTDWLALWLRLVDSGHALLDFMSAGGVVMWALAGLCVVFWTLVFERFWYMRRVFPEWVSERRQAWQQVLSDDTGNWQRAVRSAWLAQAQQHLLGPLRLSKTLVAMYPLLGLLGTVSGMVAVFDVLAINGTGNPRGMAAGVWQATLPTMAGMVLAISGLFSLARLERDARRALERLADQLRHD; from the coding sequence GTGACTGATTGGCTGGCGCTGTGGTTGCGCCTGGTCGACAGCGGCCATGCCTTGCTCGACTTCATGAGCGCCGGTGGCGTGGTGATGTGGGCGCTGGCTGGCCTGTGCGTGGTGTTCTGGACCCTGGTATTCGAGCGCTTCTGGTACATGCGCCGGGTGTTCCCGGAGTGGGTCAGCGAGCGCCGTCAGGCCTGGCAGCAGGTGCTGAGCGATGACACTGGCAACTGGCAGCGCGCGGTGCGCAGTGCCTGGCTGGCCCAGGCGCAGCAGCACCTGCTCGGCCCGCTGCGCTTGAGCAAGACCCTGGTGGCGATGTACCCGCTGCTGGGCTTGCTCGGCACGGTCAGTGGCATGGTCGCGGTGTTCGACGTGCTGGCCATCAATGGCACCGGTAACCCGCGTGGCATGGCGGCCGGGGTCTGGCAGGCGACTCTGCCGACCATGGCCGGCATGGTCTTGGCGATTAGTGGATTGTTCAGCCTGGCGCGCCTCGAACGCGATGCGCGCCGGGCCCTAGAGCGGCTGGCTGACCAGCTGCGTCACGACTGA
- a CDS encoding MotA/TolQ/ExbB proton channel family protein, with protein MNRRVLAFTLALLPTLAGAAEPLSPDQLLQRIRSERAAEVSAMQSREQAFIAERGERAQLLATARSALATQKAEAERLKAEFDRQEAELAEQEKLLSQRAGHLGELFGVVRQSAGDVAGQWQDSLLNAQYPERLARLKALAESRTLPSAADLDGYWMLLLEDLTASGRVEQLQLPVVAADGTRNAQDVLRVGAFSAYGADAFLRYDADAGELLAPPRQPSGLGQVADYLDSSAAVASLPVDPSRGTLLAQLQREPGLWDRVQQGGLVGWVILLLGAFGLLLAVWRMVYLTRVGRGVSAQMHDLSAPRADNPLGRIIGVLGPKPQLADLETLELRLDEAILLETPPLEKGQGLLKLLSAVAPLLGLLGTVTGMIVTFQAIAQGGGGDSRLMADGISQALVTTVLGLVVAIPLLFLHTLLASRSKGLIQLLEQQSAGLIALHLSGAPRRD; from the coding sequence ATGAATCGTCGTGTTCTCGCCTTTACCCTGGCCCTGCTGCCCACCCTGGCTGGCGCTGCCGAGCCGCTGAGCCCGGATCAACTACTGCAACGTATTCGCAGTGAGCGCGCGGCTGAAGTCAGCGCCATGCAAAGCCGCGAGCAGGCCTTTATTGCCGAGCGCGGCGAGCGTGCCCAACTGCTGGCCACTGCGCGCAGCGCCCTGGCCACACAGAAGGCCGAAGCCGAGCGACTGAAGGCCGAATTTGATCGTCAGGAGGCCGAATTGGCCGAACAGGAAAAACTCCTCAGCCAGCGCGCCGGTCATCTCGGCGAATTGTTTGGCGTGGTCCGCCAGAGTGCCGGTGATGTCGCCGGCCAGTGGCAGGACAGCCTGCTCAACGCCCAGTACCCCGAGCGCCTGGCGCGCCTCAAGGCGCTGGCCGAAAGCCGCACGCTGCCGTCTGCCGCCGACCTCGATGGCTACTGGATGCTGCTGCTCGAAGACCTCACCGCCAGCGGCCGGGTTGAACAACTGCAATTGCCGGTGGTCGCTGCCGACGGCACGCGCAATGCGCAGGATGTACTGCGGGTCGGCGCGTTTTCCGCCTACGGCGCCGATGCCTTCCTGCGGTATGACGCCGATGCTGGCGAGCTGCTGGCGCCGCCGCGTCAGCCGTCCGGGTTGGGCCAGGTCGCGGATTATCTGGACAGCAGCGCCGCAGTCGCCAGCCTGCCGGTGGACCCCAGCCGTGGCACCTTGCTGGCGCAGTTGCAGCGCGAGCCTGGTCTGTGGGATCGCGTACAGCAGGGCGGCCTGGTCGGCTGGGTGATTCTCCTGCTCGGTGCGTTCGGTCTGCTTTTGGCTGTTTGGCGCATGGTCTACCTGACCCGCGTAGGCCGTGGCGTCAGTGCGCAGATGCATGACCTCAGCGCGCCGCGTGCCGACAACCCGCTGGGACGGATCATCGGTGTGCTGGGGCCGAAACCGCAGCTGGCGGATCTGGAAACCCTGGAGCTGAGACTCGACGAGGCGATCCTGCTGGAAACCCCGCCGCTGGAGAAAGGCCAGGGCCTGCTCAAGCTGCTTAGCGCCGTGGCGCCGCTGCTCGGTCTGCTCGGCACCGTGACCGGGATGATCGTCACTTTTCAGGCGATTGCCCAGGGCGGTGGTGGCGATTCGCGGCTGATGGCCGACGGTATCTCGCAAGCGCTGGTGACCACGGTGCTGGGGCTGGTGGTGGCGATTCCGCTGCTGTTCCTGCACACCCTGCTGGCCAGCCGCAGCAAGGGGCTGATTCAACTGCTCGAACAGCAAAGCGCCGGGCTGATTGCCCTGCACCTGTCCGGGGCGCCGCGCCGTGACTGA
- a CDS encoding DUF3450 domain-containing protein — translation MIPLPKRLLAVALVLASASLAAAPLDAALDESQQLAADAKASQARVEQLDDASREMLTEYRNALQQAEALQGYNAQLRELVAAQRKELAGYQQQLDGIERTQEAVTPQMRRMVEVLGEFIAADLPFLPDERSDRLAQLQDLLPRADVSLAEKYRRILEAYQVESDYGRTLEAWRGELPSEGSSRSVEFLRLGRVMLYFQTLDGHESGWWNPQTRSWQLLDGSARRPLRQAIAIARQEQAPAVLDLPVKTLALEAKP, via the coding sequence ATGATCCCTCTGCCGAAGCGCCTGCTGGCAGTCGCTCTGGTTCTGGCCAGTGCGTCGCTCGCAGCGGCTCCTCTGGATGCCGCGCTGGATGAAAGTCAGCAACTGGCCGCTGATGCCAAGGCCTCGCAGGCGCGCGTCGAGCAACTCGATGATGCCAGTCGGGAAATGCTCACCGAGTATCGCAATGCCTTGCAGCAGGCCGAGGCTTTGCAAGGTTATAACGCTCAGTTACGCGAGCTGGTAGCCGCGCAGCGCAAAGAGCTGGCTGGCTATCAGCAGCAGCTGGATGGCATCGAGCGCACTCAGGAGGCGGTAACGCCACAGATGCGCCGCATGGTCGAGGTACTGGGTGAGTTTATTGCCGCTGACCTGCCGTTCCTGCCGGATGAGCGCAGCGATCGCCTGGCCCAGTTGCAGGACTTGCTGCCGCGTGCGGATGTCAGCCTGGCCGAGAAATACCGACGCATCCTTGAGGCTTATCAGGTGGAGAGCGACTACGGCCGCACCCTGGAAGCCTGGCGCGGTGAGCTGCCGAGTGAAGGCTCGTCGCGTAGCGTCGAGTTCCTCCGTCTGGGCCGTGTGATGCTGTATTTCCAGACCCTCGATGGTCATGAAAGTGGCTGGTGGAACCCGCAAACCCGCAGCTGGCAGCTGCTCGACGGCAGCGCCCGCCGCCCGTTGCGGCAAGCCATTGCGATTGCCCGCCAGGAGCAGGCCCCGGCCGTGCTTGACCTGCCCGTGAAGACCCTGGCGCTGGAGGCCAAGCCATGA
- a CDS encoding OmpW/AlkL family protein gives MRTSLFTASLLALAIAAPLAHAHQAGDIIVRAGAITVDPQESSSDIWVGALGTDLAGTKATLDSDTQLGLNFAYMLTNNIGIELLAATPFSHNVGVKGMPGGGFAGLNGKLGELKQLPPTLSVVYYPMDSNSAFQPYVGAGINYTWFFDTKLSSAAEDKGFSGLDMKDSWGLAAQVGMDYMLTDNIMLNAQVRYIDIETTGTTHILGDKVKVDVDVDPFVYMVGLGYKF, from the coding sequence ATGCGTACTTCACTGTTTACCGCTTCACTGCTGGCCCTGGCCATTGCCGCCCCACTGGCGCACGCGCACCAGGCTGGCGACATCATCGTGCGCGCCGGTGCCATCACCGTTGATCCGCAGGAAAGTAGCAGTGACATCTGGGTTGGCGCACTCGGCACTGATCTAGCCGGCACCAAAGCGACCCTGGACAGCGACACCCAGCTGGGCCTGAACTTCGCTTACATGCTGACCAACAACATCGGCATTGAGCTGCTGGCGGCCACGCCGTTCAGCCATAACGTCGGCGTTAAAGGCATGCCTGGTGGTGGTTTCGCCGGCCTGAATGGCAAGCTGGGCGAACTCAAGCAACTGCCGCCGACCTTGAGCGTGGTGTACTACCCAATGGATTCCAACTCGGCTTTCCAGCCCTATGTCGGTGCGGGTATCAACTACACGTGGTTCTTCGATACCAAGCTGAGCAGTGCAGCGGAAGACAAAGGCTTTAGCGGCCTGGACATGAAGGACTCCTGGGGCCTGGCCGCGCAGGTAGGCATGGACTACATGCTGACCGACAACATCATGCTCAACGCCCAGGTGCGCTACATCGATATCGAAACCACCGGTACCACCCACATCCTGGGTGACAAGGTGAAAGTCGATGTGGACGTAGACCCGTTCGTTTATATGGTTGGCCTGGGCTACAAGTTCTAA
- a CDS encoding NAD-dependent epimerase/dehydratase family protein, whose amino-acid sequence MSNLRPVLVTGGAGFIGSHLVDALLARGYPVRVLDNLSMGKLANLPLDNPQLRFIEGDVADAAVVAQAVAGCAAVAHLAAVASVQASVDDPVATHQSNFVGTLNVCEAMRLHGVKRVLFASSAAVYGNNGEGLAIDEATPKAPLTPYAADKLASEHYLDFYRRQHGLEPAIFRFFNIFGPRQDPSSPYSGVISIFTQRVQQGLPISVFGDGEQTRDFFYIEDLVVLLTQALTAPQVVEGAVNVGWNQAVSLNQLLAQLGELCGGLPAVSYQAPRAGDIRHSRADNQRLQAHYQLPAATTMREGLRRLLTQG is encoded by the coding sequence ATGTCTAATTTGCGCCCTGTTCTGGTGACCGGCGGTGCCGGCTTTATTGGCTCGCATCTGGTTGATGCGCTGCTGGCGCGGGGTTATCCCGTGCGGGTGTTGGACAACCTGTCGATGGGCAAACTGGCCAATCTGCCGCTGGATAATCCGCAGTTGCGGTTTATTGAGGGCGATGTGGCCGATGCCGCTGTGGTCGCGCAGGCGGTGGCCGGTTGTGCGGCGGTTGCGCACCTGGCAGCGGTGGCCTCGGTGCAGGCCTCGGTGGATGATCCGGTGGCGACTCATCAGAGTAATTTTGTTGGCACCTTGAATGTCTGCGAGGCCATGCGTCTGCATGGCGTCAAGCGTGTGCTGTTTGCCTCCAGCGCGGCGGTCTACGGCAATAATGGCGAAGGTCTGGCGATTGATGAGGCCACGCCCAAGGCGCCGCTGACGCCCTATGCCGCAGACAAGCTGGCCAGTGAACATTATCTGGATTTCTATCGCCGCCAGCATGGCCTGGAGCCGGCGATCTTCCGCTTCTTCAATATCTTCGGGCCGCGTCAGGATCCGTCCTCGCCGTACTCCGGGGTGATCAGTATCTTCACCCAGCGCGTCCAGCAGGGCTTGCCGATCAGCGTATTCGGCGATGGTGAGCAGACCCGCGACTTCTTCTATATCGAAGATTTAGTCGTGTTGCTGACCCAGGCGTTAACTGCTCCGCAGGTGGTGGAGGGGGCGGTGAACGTCGGCTGGAATCAGGCGGTTAGCCTCAATCAGTTGCTCGCGCAACTCGGTGAGCTGTGCGGTGGCTTGCCGGCCGTGAGTTACCAGGCGCCGCGCGCCGGCGATATTCGTCATTCGCGGGCTGACAACCAGCGTTTGCAAGCGCATTACCAATTGCCTGCTGCGACAACGATGCGCGAAGGGTTGCGCCGTCTGCTGACGCAAGGCTGA
- a CDS encoding sugar nucleotide-binding protein, which produces MRMRLMLLGGGNALGQALIRLGAEEDIGFLAPRPPESGWDPASLTQLLDDTRPDALINLAYYFGWFQAEVVSEVQFAAQEHSVERLAELCQHHQIRLLQPSSYRVFDGSRATAYSEKEEPVPLGVRGQALWRFEQRVRAICPRHVLLRFGWLLDDSANGLLGRFLTRAAHDEPLLLADDRRGNPTPVDDAARVILAVLKQLDCQTPLWGTYHYGGHEATTSLALGQAVLSEARNFRSNLVDEVSPQAHSARPDAAEEPQHAVLSCKKILHTFGIKPRAWRSGLPSLLDRYYRHV; this is translated from the coding sequence ATGCGTATGCGGCTGATGCTGCTGGGTGGCGGTAATGCGCTGGGGCAGGCGTTGATTCGCCTTGGCGCCGAGGAGGACATTGGCTTTCTCGCGCCGCGTCCACCGGAGTCAGGCTGGGACCCCGCCAGCCTGACCCAGTTGCTCGACGACACTCGCCCCGATGCCCTGATCAACCTTGCGTACTACTTCGGCTGGTTCCAGGCCGAAGTGGTCAGTGAGGTGCAGTTTGCTGCCCAGGAGCATTCTGTCGAGCGCCTGGCCGAGCTCTGTCAGCATCACCAGATCCGCCTGCTGCAGCCGTCCAGCTACCGCGTTTTCGATGGTTCGCGGGCGACTGCCTACAGCGAGAAGGAAGAACCGGTGCCGCTGGGCGTGCGTGGTCAGGCGCTGTGGCGCTTCGAGCAGCGCGTGCGGGCGATCTGCCCGCGGCATGTGTTGCTGCGTTTCGGCTGGTTGCTGGATGACAGCGCCAATGGCCTGCTCGGGCGCTTTCTGACTCGCGCCGCGCACGATGAGCCGCTGCTGCTGGCCGATGATCGGCGCGGCAACCCAACGCCTGTCGATGATGCGGCGCGGGTGATTCTCGCCGTACTCAAGCAACTGGATTGCCAGACGCCGCTGTGGGGCACCTACCATTACGGCGGGCATGAGGCGACCACTTCGCTGGCGCTGGGGCAGGCGGTGTTGAGCGAAGCGCGCAACTTCCGCAGCAATCTGGTCGATGAGGTGAGTCCGCAGGCGCACAGCGCGCGTCCGGATGCGGCTGAAGAACCGCAGCATGCGGTGCTGTCCTGTAAGAAGATTCTTCACACCTTCGGCATCAAGCCGCGTGCCTGGCGCTCGGGCTTGCCGAGCCTACTGGATCGTTATTACCGTCATGTCTAA
- a CDS encoding single-stranded DNA-binding protein, whose product MARGVNKVILVGTCGQDPETRYLPSGNAVTNLSLATSEQWTDKQTGQKVEKTEWHRVSLFGKVAEIAGEYLRKGSQVYIEGKLQTREWEKDGIKRYTTEIIVDMQGTMQLLGGRPDSAGGGDSAPRQQRPAPQREPQQSAPRPAPQQAPQPAADFDSFDDDIPF is encoded by the coding sequence ATGGCCCGTGGGGTTAACAAAGTCATTCTGGTCGGTACCTGCGGACAGGACCCGGAAACCCGTTACCTGCCGAGCGGCAACGCGGTCACCAACCTGAGCCTGGCGACCAGCGAACAGTGGACCGACAAGCAGACCGGTCAGAAGGTCGAGAAAACCGAATGGCACCGTGTGTCGCTATTCGGCAAGGTGGCCGAGATTGCCGGCGAATACCTGCGCAAAGGTTCTCAGGTGTACATCGAAGGCAAACTGCAGACCCGTGAGTGGGAAAAAGACGGCATCAAGCGCTACACCACCGAGATCATCGTCGACATGCAGGGCACCATGCAGCTGCTTGGCGGTCGTCCGGATAGCGCCGGTGGCGGCGACTCCGCTCCGCGTCAGCAGCGTCCTGCGCCGCAGCGCGAGCCACAGCAGTCAGCTCCGCGCCCGGCACCGCAACAAGCACCTCAGCCTGCTGCGGATTTCGACAGCTTCGATGATGACATCCCGTTCTGA
- a CDS encoding MFS transporter, whose amino-acid sequence MHDLHSERMSGSETRAAGGLALVFAFRMLGMFMVLPVLATYGMELQGSTPALIGLAIGAYGLTQAFLQIPFGMLSDRIGRRPVIYVGLLIFAAGSLLAANADSIYGVIAGRILQGAGAISAAVMALLSDLTREQHRTKAMAMIGMSIGLSFAVAMVVGPLLTRAFGLSGLFLATAAMALLGIVIVAGLVPSSAGPLQHRESGVNQQALLPTLKHADLLRLDFGILVLHAILMASFIALPLALVEQGGLAKEEHWWVYLTALLVGFFGMVPFIIYGEKKRRMKQVLLGAVSVLLLCELFFWWFGSSLRALVLGTVVFFTAFNLLEASLPSLISKVAPAGGKGTAMGVYSTSQFLGAAIGGILGGWLYQHYSLSGVFAGCALLALFWLAFAVTMREPPYVTSLRLPLSAAALQEAGLAERLQAVPGVADAVVVRDEAAIYIKVDTQQLDRTSLERLIEPAPVAC is encoded by the coding sequence ATGCATGATCTGCACAGCGAGCGCATGAGCGGCAGCGAAACCCGTGCGGCCGGTGGCCTGGCGCTGGTGTTCGCGTTCCGCATGCTCGGTATGTTTATGGTGCTGCCGGTGCTGGCCACCTATGGCATGGAGTTGCAGGGCAGCACGCCGGCGTTGATCGGCCTGGCGATAGGCGCCTACGGCCTGACCCAGGCGTTTCTGCAAATTCCATTTGGCATGCTCAGTGACCGCATCGGCCGACGGCCGGTGATCTATGTCGGTCTGTTGATCTTCGCTGCCGGCAGCCTGCTGGCGGCCAATGCCGATTCGATTTACGGGGTGATCGCGGGGCGCATTCTGCAGGGCGCCGGGGCGATTTCCGCTGCGGTGATGGCGCTGCTCTCCGACCTGACCCGTGAACAACACCGCACCAAGGCCATGGCCATGATCGGCATGAGCATCGGTCTATCGTTTGCCGTAGCCATGGTGGTTGGCCCGTTGTTGACACGTGCTTTTGGCCTTTCTGGTCTGTTTCTCGCTACTGCGGCTATGGCGCTGCTGGGCATCGTTATCGTCGCCGGTCTGGTGCCGAGCTCTGCCGGGCCGTTGCAGCATCGTGAGTCCGGGGTGAACCAACAGGCACTGCTGCCGACCCTCAAGCATGCGGACCTGCTGCGTCTGGATTTCGGCATTCTGGTGTTGCACGCGATCCTCATGGCCAGCTTTATTGCCTTGCCGTTGGCGCTGGTGGAGCAGGGCGGCCTGGCCAAGGAGGAGCACTGGTGGGTCTATCTCACTGCACTGCTGGTGGGCTTCTTCGGCATGGTGCCATTCATTATTTATGGCGAGAAAAAACGCAGGATGAAGCAGGTGCTGCTTGGCGCGGTCAGTGTGCTGCTGCTGTGTGAGCTGTTCTTCTGGTGGTTCGGCAGCAGTCTGCGTGCGCTGGTGCTTGGCACTGTGGTGTTCTTTACCGCATTCAACTTGCTGGAGGCCTCGCTGCCGTCGCTGATCAGCAAGGTGGCTCCGGCTGGCGGCAAAGGCACGGCGATGGGCGTGTATTCAACCAGCCAATTCCTCGGTGCGGCCATTGGCGGCATCTTGGGTGGCTGGTTGTATCAGCACTACAGCCTGTCGGGTGTGTTTGCGGGCTGTGCCTTGCTGGCGCTTTTTTGGCTGGCCTTTGCTGTTACTATGCGCGAACCGCCGTATGTCACCAGCCTGCGTCTGCCGCTTTCAGCTGCGGCATTGCAAGAGGCGGGATTGGCCGAGCGTTTACAGGCTGTGCCCGGAGTGGCGGATGCCGTAGTGGTGCGCGACGAAGCGGCCATCTATATCAAAGTGGATACCCAACAATTGGACCGCACGTCCCTTGAGCGCCTCATAGAGCCGGCGCCGGTGGCGTGCTGA
- the uvrA gene encoding excinuclease ABC subunit UvrA — MDKILIRGARTHNLKNIDLTLPRDKLIVITGLSGSGKSSLAFDTLYAEGQRRYVESLSAYARQFLSMMEKPDVDTIEGLSPAISIEQKSTSHNPRSTVGTITEIYDYLRLLYARAGIPRCPDHDLPLEAQTVSQMVDQVLALPEGSKLMLLAPVIRERKGEHLAIFDELRAQGFVRVRVNGKIYELDELPKLDKQKKHSIDAVVDRFKARGDLQQRLAESFETALKLADGLALIAPMEGEEGEEIIFSARFACPVCGHSISELEPKLFSFNNPAGACPTCDGLGVKQFFDTKRLVNGELTLAEGAIRGWDRRNVYYFQMLGSLAAHYGFSLEVPFDDLSAEHQKCILFGSGTQNVDFKYLNDRGDIVKRSHPFEGIVPNLERRYRETESTSVREELAKFLSTQACQDCRGTRLRREARHVWVGEKTLPAVSGLPIGDATEYFGSLTLPGRRGEIAEKILKEIRERLQFLVNVGLDYLTLDRSADTLSGGEAQRIRLASQIGAGLVGVMYILDEPSIGLHQRDNERLLGTLKHLRDIGNTVIVVEHDEDAIRLADYVVDIGPGAGVHGGQIVAQGTAAEVMAHPDSLTGKYLSGRVKIKVPAKRTPRDKKLSLKIKGARGNNLRNVDLEIPIGLLICVTGVSGSGKSTLINNTLFPLSATALNGATTLEAAAHDSIDGLQHLDKVVDIDQSPIGRTPRSNPATYTGLFTPIRELFAGVPESRSRGYGPGRFSFNVKGGRCEACQGDGLIKVEMHFLPDIYVPCDVCKSKRYNRETLEVKYKGKNITEVLDMTIEEAREFFDAVPALARKLQTLMDVGLSYIKLGQSATTLSGGEAQRVKLSRELSKRDTGKTLYILDEPTTGLHFADIQQLLDVLHRLRDHGNTVVVIEHNLDVIKTADWLVDLGPEGGSKGGQIIAVGTPEEVAEMPQSHTGYFLKPLLERDRD, encoded by the coding sequence GTGGACAAGATTCTGATCCGGGGTGCACGCACCCATAACCTGAAAAACATCGACCTGACCCTGCCGCGCGACAAGCTGATCGTGATCACAGGCCTGTCCGGTTCCGGCAAGTCATCCCTGGCCTTCGACACTCTCTACGCCGAGGGTCAGCGCCGTTATGTCGAATCCCTGTCGGCCTACGCCCGACAGTTCCTGTCGATGATGGAAAAGCCCGATGTCGACACCATCGAAGGCCTGTCGCCGGCGATCTCCATCGAGCAGAAATCCACCTCGCACAATCCGCGCTCCACTGTCGGTACCATCACCGAGATCTACGACTACCTGCGCCTGCTCTACGCCCGCGCCGGTATTCCACGCTGCCCAGACCACGATCTGCCGCTGGAAGCGCAGACCGTCAGCCAGATGGTTGACCAAGTTCTGGCCCTGCCCGAAGGCAGCAAGCTGATGTTGCTAGCCCCGGTGATTCGCGAACGCAAAGGCGAGCATCTGGCGATCTTCGACGAGCTGCGCGCCCAAGGCTTCGTTCGCGTGCGGGTCAACGGCAAGATTTACGAGCTGGACGAACTGCCGAAGCTCGACAAGCAGAAAAAGCACAGCATCGATGCCGTGGTCGACCGCTTCAAAGCCCGCGGCGATCTACAGCAGCGCCTGGCCGAATCGTTCGAGACCGCACTGAAGCTGGCCGACGGCCTGGCCCTGATCGCACCAATGGAAGGCGAGGAAGGTGAAGAAATCATCTTCTCCGCGCGTTTCGCCTGCCCGGTGTGCGGCCACTCGATCAGCGAGCTGGAGCCCAAGCTGTTCTCCTTCAACAACCCGGCCGGCGCCTGCCCGACCTGCGACGGCCTGGGCGTGAAGCAGTTCTTCGACACCAAGCGCCTGGTCAATGGCGAACTGACCCTGGCCGAGGGCGCGATTCGCGGCTGGGACCGGCGCAATGTCTATTACTTCCAGATGCTCGGCTCTTTGGCCGCGCATTACGGCTTCAGCCTGGAAGTGCCTTTCGACGACCTCAGCGCCGAGCACCAGAAGTGCATCCTGTTCGGCAGCGGCACGCAGAACGTCGACTTCAAGTACCTGAATGACCGTGGCGATATCGTCAAACGCTCACACCCCTTCGAAGGCATCGTGCCCAACCTGGAGCGACGCTACCGCGAGACCGAATCCACCAGCGTGCGTGAGGAGCTGGCCAAGTTTCTCAGCACTCAGGCCTGCCAGGATTGCCGCGGCACCCGCCTGCGCCGCGAAGCACGCCATGTATGGGTCGGTGAGAAGACCCTGCCGGCGGTCAGCGGCCTGCCGATTGGCGACGCCACCGAGTATTTCGGCAGCCTGACACTACCCGGCCGCCGCGGTGAAATCGCCGAGAAGATCCTCAAGGAAATCCGTGAGCGCCTGCAGTTTCTGGTCAACGTCGGCCTCGACTACCTGACCCTGGATCGCAGCGCCGACACCCTGTCTGGCGGCGAGGCGCAGCGTATTCGCCTGGCCAGCCAGATCGGCGCAGGCCTGGTCGGGGTGATGTATATCCTCGACGAGCCGAGTATCGGCCTGCATCAGCGCGACAATGAACGCCTGCTCGGCACCCTGAAACACCTACGCGACATCGGCAATACGGTGATCGTGGTCGAGCATGACGAAGATGCCATCCGCCTGGCCGACTACGTGGTGGATATAGGCCCAGGCGCCGGCGTGCATGGCGGACAGATTGTCGCCCAGGGCACCGCTGCCGAAGTCATGGCCCACCCCGATTCGCTGACTGGCAAATACCTCTCCGGCCGGGTGAAGATCAAAGTGCCGGCCAAGCGCACGCCACGAGACAAGAAACTCTCACTGAAGATCAAGGGCGCGCGCGGCAACAACCTGCGCAATGTCGACCTGGAAATCCCGATCGGCCTGCTCATTTGCGTCACCGGCGTGTCCGGCTCGGGCAAATCGACCCTGATCAACAACACCCTATTCCCGCTCAGCGCCACCGCGCTGAATGGCGCGACCACCCTGGAAGCCGCTGCCCACGACAGCATCGACGGCCTGCAGCATCTGGACAAGGTGGTCGATATCGACCAGAGCCCGATCGGCCGCACACCGCGCTCGAACCCGGCAACCTATACCGGGCTGTTCACGCCGATCCGCGAACTGTTCGCCGGCGTGCCGGAATCACGCTCGCGCGGTTACGGCCCAGGGCGCTTCAGCTTCAACGTCAAGGGCGGTCGCTGCGAAGCCTGCCAGGGCGACGGTTTGATCAAGGTAGAAATGCACTTTCTGCCGGATATCTACGTGCCCTGCGACGTGTGCAAGAGCAAGCGCTACAACCGCGAAACTCTGGAAGTGAAGTACAAGGGCAAGAACATCACCGAAGTCCTCGACATGACCATCGAGGAAGCACGCGAGTTCTTCGATGCTGTGCCGGCCCTGGCGCGCAAGCTGCAGACACTGATGGATGTCGGCCTGTCCTATATCAAGCTGGGACAAAGCGCGACGACGCTGTCCGGCGGCGAGGCGCAGCGGGTCAAACTCTCCCGCGAGCTGAGCAAGCGCGATACCGGCAAAACCCTGTATATCCTCGACGAACCGACCACCGGCCTGCACTTCGCCGATATCCAGCAGCTGCTCGACGTGCTGCACCGCCTGCGCGACCACGGCAACACCGTGGTGGTGATCGAGCACAACCTGGACGTGATCAAGACGGCCGACTGGCTGGTGGATCTCGGCCCGGAAGGTGGCTCCAAAGGCGGGCAGATCATCGCCGTCGGCACGCCGGAAGAAGTCGCCGAAATGCCGCAGTCGCACACTGGCTACTTCCTCAAGCCGCTGCTGGAACGTGACCGCGACTAA
- the bfr gene encoding bacterioferritin, translating to MKGHIEVIDYLKVLLKGELAARDQYFVHSRLYEDWGFSKLYERINHEMEEETQHADAILKRILFLEGSPDMVPDSFRFGQSVPEMLKLDLALEYHVRGALSKGIAMCEQHQDYQTRDILLVQLKDTEEDHAYWLEVQLGLIDRLGLENYLQTQM from the coding sequence ATGAAAGGCCATATAGAAGTCATCGATTACCTGAAGGTGCTGCTCAAAGGCGAGCTGGCTGCCCGTGATCAGTACTTCGTCCATTCGCGCCTGTATGAGGATTGGGGTTTCAGCAAGCTGTACGAACGGATCAATCATGAGATGGAAGAGGAAACCCAGCATGCCGATGCCATCCTCAAGCGCATTCTGTTTCTTGAAGGCTCGCCGGACATGGTTCCTGACAGCTTCCGCTTCGGCCAGAGCGTGCCGGAGATGCTCAAGCTTGACCTGGCGCTGGAGTATCACGTGCGTGGGGCCCTGAGCAAAGGCATCGCGATGTGCGAACAGCATCAGGATTACCAGACTCGCGACATCCTGCTGGTGCAGCTCAAGGACACCGAAGAAGATCATGCCTACTGGCTGGAGGTTCAGCTTGGGTTGATCGATAGGCTGGGCCTGGAGAACTACCTGCAGACGCAGATGTAA